The region AAATCTTAAATCAATCTAAATGAAGAATCCGAGCTGTTACTGAACTACATCGCAATTAAATTTGAATCTCCATCAGTCTGACTAATGCTATCTAACCTCCAGAGTTGTTCTGTTGTTTCCAGACCAAtatcagggaaaaagaaagtaacataCTTCATATTCTACATATACCTCAAGTGTTGAGGCCACACTGGGTCCAACACATCTTCAGAGTGACCTCTGTTCATACCAACAGGAGAAAGGAGTGCAGTGACTAGACACACACAGCTCTAGTCCCATGCATGCTTGGTAATGACTACCAAGTGCAATTTATTAATTGACTTTTATTTATGTACTCTTACAACTCCGCATAGCAGTAGTAAAAATGCCTActatttcttgttatttttttttgtctttaaagtCCAAATCAGTCTTACTCTTCATAATATATATTACACTGCTGTATGAACAGCAAGTCATATAGAAGGGAAAGCTGTAACTTCAATTTACTAGAAGTCTGCAAAAtttgagttttctttgttttcagaccCCTTCATCTTGACTTTGCTCAAAGAATCATGGAGGTAGGAAAGGGCAGATTACCAAAAAAACAGGCAGTGAGAAGAAGCTTTGCCCACCACTCCACACTCCCTCACAAAACTCAAAGAGGTATTCTTTCCCTGAAGAGACATATAAGAACACAAGTAATCAATGATTGAACAGGTTAGTCTATACAGTTCATATTCTGGTTAAAAGTCAAGTTACTATGTCAGATAGTAAAAAATTCCTTCTCGAACTAAGGTAAGAGTTGTTTTACTACATCAGAGCTTTGTAACTATCCTGCTTTGTTTGTGCAGACAGTAACTGCTAGAAGGCACAAGTCACAGTGCCAAGCCATGAAAATCGGGACAGTGATGCAAGAAAGAAGGCAAAGTTTTGCTCTTGGCAGACTGGATATAGTTGCATCTatagaaaataatacaaaggcAACATCACCATGCAGCCAGGGCTGGGATCCCAAGAGACTTGGGTACCGCCCTGCCGTATCCCACAGCTGGGAACACTGCTTCGGACAAAGGGATGATCAGCATCATCCCTGGATTCCTGCTGCTCACTGTTTGCAATGACAAAGAGCAGATCAAACTGTATGGAAAATCACAAAGGCATAGTGCCCAAAATCCAGTCTGTGCTTTTGCACAAGAAAACTGAGAGTTCCAGACCAAAAGCAAGTGCAGTGAGCCACAAGAGAGGAAGCCTCCGACTTCAAAATGTGTCATGACATTTGCCTCATGTTTCCCTATCTTCCATACATCCTCTGAAGCTTAGGGACCTCCTCGGCATTATGCTAAAGCACACTGATTCCTCCCATGTTATCTTTTGGGATTAACAAATTAACAGATATTCAGATTTGCAACTTATTATTGCAGAGACCAGTGCTAAATTCACAGGCAGTTCTATTTAACATATGAAATCTTTTTATCAATTGTCTGTAGCCCTTAATTACTTTCCATACATGCGAGTATTGTCTGAATATGCACACCATGTTTTGCCTGGCAAAAGGAGGACAATATGGACTTAAATGATAGATGGAGCCCCCCCCCACTAAGGTTGCAGCCATTTGGCTTCTTTAAAGGCAAAAGGCTGAGTACCACACAGCATAGGCTGCTGCAATGGAGTTTAAGcctgcactgcagcagaagACTCTTACATCTTGAGTGTCTTGTTCTTCACTGCTTTCTGAAGTACTtatcatggaatcacagaatgacagaacggttgaggttggaagggacctctggagatcatccagtaACCTCCgtgctcaagcagagtcacctagagcacattaaaCAGGATaacatccaggtgggttttgaatatctccagagaaggagactctactgcctctctgggcaacctgttccagtgctccgtcactctcacagggaagaaattcctcctcatattcaggcagctgtggttcagtttgtgcccactgcctctttcccatcactgggcaccactgaaaagagtttgtccccatccctttggcaccctcccttcaggtacttacacaaACTGATCatatcccccctcaggcttctcttccccaggctgaacaggcccagctctcgcagccgttcctcatagggcaggtgctccagccctatGATCATCTccgtagccctacgctggactctctccagtagctccatgtctctcttgtcctggggagcccagaactggactcagtactcaagatgaggcctcatcagggctgagtagagcaaCCTTGTATGTTACAGGGCTCAGTGACCAAATTTCTTAATAGTCAATTCCATAAACTAACTTAACTGCAGGACTGTAATGAACACTGGCAGTTCTTATAGTTCCTTTCCCCTGCTAATATCTTGAAGTGTTGCTGATCTGTCCGAAATTGATGTACATTACTGAGATCATCTGATAAGAAACAGAACGGGAAAAACATGGAGGATGAAATAAACACTTACCAAGTACAATGACCACAGTCTTCAGGAGACTCATCATGGTGTCCCGGTTCCTGCGGGGTCCAGAACTGTGCCTGGACATTCTCATAGTCCTTTGGCGGACATACCCAAAGATATGAGCATACAGGACTACCATGACCACGAAAGTGACCAGGTTGAAAATAGCCCAGAAGACCAGGTAGGAGTCACTATAGAGCGGTGCCATGTTGGAGCAGTGAGTGATATCACAAATACAGTTCCAGCCGACACTTGGTATGGCACCCATTACAATGGCCATCGTCCAGATAACAACAATTACGACCACCACTCGCCGGTTGCTCATCCGAGTATGTAGCTGCATACGGAAGACTGTAATGTGCCGCTCGATAGCAATGGCCAACAAGTTGGCTACAGAGGCTGTCAGGCTAGTGTCAATGAGACCCTGACGGAGAAGCCAGGTGCTTACAGTCAATCTTCTAGTGTTGGGTCCTGTGTTAAACATTAAGTAAAAGTAGGCCAGACCTGCAAAAAAGTCTGCAGCAGCTAAGTTGGCCATTAAGTAATAAATAGGAAAGTGGAATCGGCGGTTGACATAAATAGCCACCATAACTAAGAGGTTGGCCAGCATTATGAAGATGCAGACGGTAATCCCCAGGCCCATTACAAGCTTGCTGACAGTGTTCCATTCAGTGGCTAGATATTTTCCACTCCGGTTATAAAAGAAGGCAATGGTTTCATTGTAGTAGCACTGTGGTTCACTCATGGCTGTGGActgaaagaagagggaaaaaaaaaagacatcagaactgaaaacattccACTGACCATACAATTGCCTCCATGGATAAAGCATGCCCAGAAAGCAAGGAGAGGCACTGAAGGCAGGAAGACAACACACttcagaataaatttattttttcagaacaaatagCATTCCACAACTTGCAAACAATTGTTCTTATGAAGCTAGTAACAGCAACCAGATCAGAAACTACTAGAAATGCCTCCATCTGCTCTGGGATATAGAATGATTTCTGATGTAGTTGTGAACTATACAGTAAATGTAAGAACTTCTGGCCAAGcagacaaactgaaaaattcacTTAGATAATAAGGCATGCgattcataataaaaaaaaaataactgttacACAGCATCTTATTTATGTTACTAGTGCGTAATACTATTGTTTGGCTGTAACTGTGTGAGAAAAGAGCTCCTCAAAGAAGAGGAAGTTGATTATTTTCCCAGTAAGTTTTTGACACGTTCAGGTCCAACCACAGACACTTCTTGTTCTCCTGCTGTGTTAGAAACAGGGAAGAGCACCCTAAATTAAGATTATCCATATAGTCTAAAACTGTAAATTAGCAGGGTCAGTGGTTGTGCCTGCTCCAAAGTCTACACAGCATCAAGTTCTCTGATGACCAATAAAAAGAGCATGCTACTGTCTCTTTAGGAGTGTTCTTCATTTTCCCTCAGGCACATTTCTAAAACAAGGTTACTTTCCTTTAGCCCTGTGCCTTTAAGTGTAACTTATCTGACCTGACTTATTCCAATTTGGAGTAGGAGGAATGAGGCAAGGAAAGAGGAATGCAATTTGTGCCTTAACAGTATTAAAAGcatcaaactttattttttgtattaagtATTGTTATTGCTATATCAGGAAATACAagaataattttcctttcagagtaGTCTGCTTAGTACTGTTATGGGTGTAACAAACCAGTTTTATATTCCATTAGAATATTCCATTAGAAGTTTTAGTTTTTTCCTTAAAACCCTTGGCTGACAAGAAAATGCTTAACAAGTTTCCTTCCTAATTTATAATCAATTATTAAAGGTACAATTCCCAAAAGGCAAACCTTGTGGCagataggaaaaagaaacccCCACAAACCTCCGAAAAATATGCTGGTTGCTTAACAAAGCTTAATATGGCTTAACAAAGAAGACTTGAAATAAAACTCCCCAAAATTATGTCAGAAAAATCTCTGGCTAAAGAGACTCTGGAGACCTGGCTTTCAAGGCCAACACACCAGTTTTATAGCTGTGGAACACTGCTGACTGAACTCAAATTCTTATAAAAAGAAGACTAGTTTTAGAACCCAAGCTGGTAATAAGCCTAACAAAAGAATGGATCAACAACATTAAAAGATAAGAATCTCTTCCCGTTAAAGCAAGCAACCTCCTCCACCCTCTCACTCCCATCTTTTGGACAGCTCCAGCCACTCCATAGAAAACCATATGGCTAACCTAACTCAGATGTTGAAGCTAAAAGGTATGCAACAGGGAGACAGAATTTGCCATTGGACCCAAGAGAAAATGGTATCCGATAAAGAACTCCTTGAAATTACCAAAATCTACTTCTGTTTGTATTGATTTGCATCTCTTTGGCAACACAATTAAGCCAATTCGAAAAGAGCAACATACAAAACTTTCCACATCTATCCTAAATGTGTTACATGGCAGGTAGATCtgtgttaaagaagaaaaggtctTTTTGGAATGATTTAAACTCCAACTTAAACATGGATCAGAAACATTTGCAGAGCCAGGATAATAAAAAGCTAGAGCAAATACTGTTTCTCAGCACACTGACTATAAATTTTTTATTGTTCCTCCAGGATACCTTAACCCTTAAGTCAGAAACCTTTCAGTCTtaattatttatgaattttaaaagttctctTGTGAAGTCTCCGCTCCATAGAAAAACTGATTTACAAGGGATACTAAACAAAAGGAGACCTAGCTATAAGACATCTGGCTTTAATTTGTTGCTTAAAGACTGTGTGGTAATAACAGGTCAAGTAAAAGAACCCTTAAGGGAGAGAGGAAGTCATAAGAATGAATTAGTGGCCCTTACAGGGTCTGCCAATATTTGTATTAATAATGTGactgcactgatttttttgctCTCTATAAGAATATCTGGATACAGTCTGATAGTCTGCATTATACAGCAGGTTGGGATTCCAAAATCTAGTGGACTTCCATGATCCTGAATAAATTCTATCTTTGTCTCTGTATTTGCTGAtataaattttcctttcagatggCTGCTGCTCGTATTTAACAATTCCTCCTCCACTGTTGCCTCTGCTAGGAGGCTAGTTACACATGGAAAAATACATCTTaagttatttcagaaatttaaaatatggtacagattttttctgtttttggctttgttttgcaCATAGGCTTAGAGTGTGAAATATCCTCTTGACTTCATAATATCCTCACCACCTTTTTCATATGAGCTCTGAAACAAGATATGATAAAACAAACCTTTCTCTAATATGAAATGATAAGTGCAGTGCATTTGTCTTATTCACAAAATGCCATGACAGTGCTGAGCACGTGATgtacagaataaaacacagagTTAGATTGGTAATTTCAAAACACAACCACAGCTGTGTAATGCAAGAGGTATAGCTCACGGGCTACTTCTGTAGTTTTTGGAGACACTAGAACACATCACTCTGCTTGTGGAAGGGGTTTTGAAAGAAGTTTTGTTTCTAAGCATCCTATTCTGAGACCTGGACTCTCCATTAAGAGCAATCTCATAAATCCCAAGGGAAAGATGAGCATTTCAGTGCCTTGGCTACACAGGTGTTTGCTCTTGAGAATTAAATTGGAAATTGATTCATGTTTACTACTGCAATTGCAAGACTGCAGTATGCTTATGTCTTGATAATGGCAAGCATGATAAACAAGCCTAGCTGTGACTATAATAAAGGTATAGTTTGCTGACAAAGTTCAAACAGCAGACTTCCAGATTATCAGCTATCTCCAGTTTTAGCAGATGTCATAATGATTTTAACCTCTGAGCATGCAGATTCCAAGGCATCACATTTATCCATAATAATGCTATCTGACTGCAAAGGCCCAAGCAAGATGGAAACAGAACATATCTGTGAATATTGAAAGTGTTAACATATCATAATGGCATATGCAAGCAGGCAGACCCTTCTTCTCCCCTGCCCCTGAAGGAAAAGGGGTAGGGAAGTTTATGTTGTAATTTCCTGAAGCCTTGCTCAGTCTGTTTCATTGCTTGCATAAGCCAGATGTTCAGTGCCCCAAGATTTACCTCATCCATTTAGTTTATCTTAACAGAAGTTTAAAGCAAACTGAGCTGTGAATGCCCATGTTAACTAAACCTCTAGGACACATTtgtgtagaaaaagaaaatatctgaattatAAACTAAATGAGACAGATGAAATAGACTGGAATAATAGCAGGCTAAAACTAAAGTTTCTTTAATCATACAAAGATGATTTAATTCACAAGACAGGATTCTCCCAACCTGAGTTCAGGGAGTTAAACCTCTGTAAAATCTGAGAGCTAGTTACAACCACAATATGGTGCAAGAAGGTCAGGAAATTCAACATCAGGacttaataaataaaactcACTATGCTTCTGTAGTCAACATCCAGTCATCACTTGGCAAGAACGCCAGCTTGGCACAGGCCTTTCCAATCACTTTCTCTTATACTTGTCCTTTTGGCTCCTTTCCACGCACGACAAGAACGGCCATCTGGCCATGGTACGAGACACCTCTAGGGTGGAAGTGGGGAGACTGGGAAGAAGAGCCTGCATAAACTATGTTCCTTCTAGTGTTTCATGCTCGGGAAATCTTGTTCTTGCCCCCAAACCTCCAGCATAGCTTAAAGAGCGGAGTGAGGCATTAGCAAACCGTAGAATCAAGGCAAGGTGGCAAGCAGTCCATTATCACTTTTTCCTTTCGGGGCAAGAGATATGAATGAAAAAGGGGCTGGCTGTCTGGAGTACAAACTTGAGAGAGGAACTCTCAAGCTTGGGTGAATGACAGTCCATTGGTGAGGACTGCGAACAAAAAGATGCTTaggatgaaaaacaaacattgaGGAGTTTTCAAACACTATTGAATGATGTTTTCTAAAGGAAACATTATCTAACTAAATGATCAATCTATAAACCCCACCTGGGACCTGGGAGGTTGCAGAGTTCTACAGTGCACAAATCAAAAATGAACCACTCAGTCCACCCaagagagagcaaagaaaagaaagc is a window of Rhea pennata isolate bPtePen1 chromosome Z, bPtePen1.pri, whole genome shotgun sequence DNA encoding:
- the LPAR1 gene encoding lysophosphatidic acid receptor 1, which encodes MDVPTDLVLSSMMSQPEVIESTAMSEPQCYYNETIAFFYNRSGKYLATEWNTVSKLVMGLGITVCIFIMLANLLVMVAIYVNRRFHFPIYYLMANLAAADFFAGLAYFYLMFNTGPNTRRLTVSTWLLRQGLIDTSLTASVANLLAIAIERHITVFRMQLHTRMSNRRVVVVIVVIWTMAIVMGAIPSVGWNCICDITHCSNMAPLYSDSYLVFWAIFNLVTFVVMVVLYAHIFGYVRQRTMRMSRHSSGPRRNRDTMMSLLKTVVIVLGAFIICWTPGLVLLLLDVCCPQCNVLAYEKFFLLLAEFNSAMNPIIYSYRDKEMSATFKQILCCQRSESANGPTEGSDRSASSLNHTILAGVHSNDHSVVKPSPPTRSAL